ATACGTAATAGAGTGATGGAGTGAGATTTGTTTTCTCCAATTTGTACAAAAAAGTGCTGCTCTTGGGTAAGAAAGCAATGGGTGTTTATGGGAATATTGAAGTGCATATTCAAAGTGGAAGTACTATAAACTCATAATGACAAAATGGATATCAAGTAAGTTTTAAATCTACAGCTTAGTGTCATTGGAATTTCTGGGGATGAGGCAGGTTTGTTAAACACCAAACTGTTAAGACTGGTGAAGGATCTGAGCTCCTCCTACTTGTTGGGTGTCAGTCAGCTGTTTGTTAAACACTCATCAGTGCCTAGGAAAGTTTGTAGTGAGATGAGGACCCTAAAGAATGTGATAACAAAGGGAATGGAGAGGAGAAGCTGGTCACTTCCCTCATCTCCAATCTTGAGGTGAGAATCTAAACAGAGTGATACTTGTTGTAAAGTAAAAGAATCTACTTATAAAACATCTGGAGAAATCCACCTGCAGAGCGGGCACACAACCTACCCCACATATCCCCGTGCAGTGAGGTTGTCCATTGTAGCCCAGCCTGCCTTTGCCAAGGGGCATATGAGTAATAAAATGCCCCAAACCTCTCCACTgagtcctttaatttctttcttgtgaTCAGTAAACAGCATGCTGCAGCATTTCCAGGCCTGGTGTTGAACAATTGGTGTTTTCAGCAGGATCCCAAAGGGTCATGTGTGGAGTTGACCACAGAGTTGGGAAAGGACATAGAGTCTGTGGGGAAGTCCTGGGCTGGCCTCATACCTCAATGTGGTTGGAGGTGACTTCCCTACTGGAGGGGTGGGAAGCACTCTGAGAGTACAGGGATGCCCTGAAAATACAAAGAGGGGCGCTGCAAGTATTGGAAGCATCATCTGAAATAGTTGCAGGAAAGCAAGGGTAATCCAAAGTAGTCATGGGAAAGCAAGAAGGAAACAATGGTGACAGGGCCCCTGTGGTGGCAGGCCCCTGCTGTGTACATTAAAGTGAGCCACAGACCAGAAGCTAGAGTATAGGAagttaaaactagaaaaagatgtCCTCTGAGCACAGAAAGATGTGCTTAGAACTTTCAGATGAGCATCTGAAGGCCATGGCATGCTGTTATGGTAAACTGAGGGGACATTACAGACCCAGGGCTGTATTAGGGCCTTGGTGACTAGTGAAAACTGGACCCTCAAAtgtgttgagggccgtcttggacaagatggcgcctggcagtgagccaaagggcactgactaccaaaataaggaagtacccaaaaaggctgcttgcctactagttccttggagacttatgatgtgttaacgccaggctctaggattggctatctaatatcgtgccacgcgtggacagctcgtgatttatatagtgctatgctgacattcctctgcatactctcctgcatgagagaaagctttgctataattggctgataagctaggagcctgggggaggagagagggagagagatgaaggaagatagagagagaacaaaggagacagagaaacagggaggacacaataaatctcatcaagctaaagattagtggtgtctcctttctccgcgccggttCCGCTGAATGGAACACAAATGTGGGATTCACTCAGGGATCCCATCAAGTCACTAGTTCCAGTATCTCAGAAGTTGAGGTGGAAGATGACAATACCATGGAAACTAGACCAATAACTGTCCAAAAGTTAAAGACCCAGCAGGAGCAAACTGAGCAGGTGGATCCACATCTGATCTTTGCTTCAGAGAGATATTCACATACACCATGGCACTGTATATCTCCATGAAGCTTGTGGAACTTGGGTCCAAATTCAGGCAGAAAAACGAAAGGAAGTGTACCCACATGACTGCTCTGTATGTGGGAAACCACAGCAGATAGGATTATGTTGAATTGTATAGAGTTGTCTAAAATGGCTTCAATAACCACTCACCTCAATCTATGTCAATGACTTTACACAAGTGTCACTGATGAGCATGTGGGGTCATTACTAGTCTGGCTACTTCTTGCCATTCACAATATGTGGCCAAATTCAGGAGATATTTCTATGCAAAGAGGAATGTGGCCCTCTATGGAAGAATTATAGAGCTATTTGTGGAATCTGGGAATGAAACATGGTATTTATGTGCAGCCTTTCCCAAGACATGACCTTTTCTGCTGGGATGAGGGATGTAACCTTACACATGGCCTCTCCATCCATTTATGGTGCCCTGGAATTAATTTTATCCCTGTAAGTAGGGCAGACCCACCAGTAAGCAGCACAGCTGATGGCAGATCTAAGGGAGACAAAGATTGGAGCAGAAAATGGGAGTCCAAAAACCCAGGCAAAATCAAAAGGACTTCTCCAAGTCTGTAAACAGTCATGAGTGGACTTAACAGCAGCAGGAGTGGATGAAAGGAAAACAGGTAAGCGACCTAATGCCACTCTGGTACAGCTAAGGAAGCAACTGCCAAAGGATAAGAGGTTTTAGCCATTACctcttaataaggaaaaaatgtgGGGGAGGCGATCAGAAAGGTAGAGTGGATTCCTGCTccaagaaaagataaaaacaagcCTCTCCTGTGAGGAGATATAACAAAAGAGGGGGTTCCATGGCCCTTCCTGAGGACTCTTTGAGTCATTGGGTATGGGATGACTAGGGAAGAGGTCAAGGTTCAGGGATCCAAGTATGTCTCTGAATCAGAGGACATATTTAGAATTGACAATGCATTggtattcaaaaaatattcaaagaataacAGCATGGTGGACATGGGAACTGAGTTTACACTGATTTGTTAATGCTGACAAATTCTCATCAATATGATACCAGGGGAAAATGGTAAGAGTCTGAACTGTAATGTTTACCTTGCATTTTGGATACCTGCCATCTACCCCCTACCTAGTGTTCATAATTCCCTTTCCTAAATACATTATAAGTGTTGAGATCTTGTGGGGCAATGTCTATAAACTACCATAAAGGAGTTTTCATTGTCAGGAGATTAAGCATGTGTCATCTCTAAAGTCAATATTAAGAAGGCAGGCTAAACACGCATCTGTTGTTTTGCCTGCGCCCCAGCAAATTGTTGACACCAAACAAAAATTGACTCCCCAGTGGCCATCAAGAAATAATGGTGACCACACATGAATTGATTGAAGTAAGCAAAATTTGCCCAGCCTACAACTGTCTTAACTTACCTGTGTGGTCAGTAAGAAAGTCAGTTGGAACTTGGCACGTGACCGAATTGTAGAATATTAAATAAGGTGATTCCTCCACTTTATAAAGCCATTCCCAACATAGCCTCTATTCTAGAAGAGTTAAGGAAAATAGCACAGTGTGCTGTACCTTGCTAGTACCTTTATCAAAGACAAAGGCCTGGAGAGCCAAGCCCCATTTGCCTTCATGTGGGAAGGCCAACAATGAATGTTTCCAATGTCCCTCATTTTTACCTTACCTGGTAAAAATGTTTACATGATGACCACATCTGATTCTCTTTCAGTGCTCACCAAGGCTATACCCCCTTTTTGATTCACTTGCAAAGGAGAGGATGGGCTGTACCCCTGACAAAATGCAGGGCCCTGGCTTATTGATGAAATGTGTGGGTATTATCTGATTGCGTAAGACAAAGATTATACCTCAGGCTGTACTAAATGAAGTTCAAGTGTTTCCACTTCCTAGCACAGTAAAGCAAAACCAAATCTGTGGGGCTATTGGGTCATCGGAGGGTTTTCATCCCTCATCTGTCTCCGTTTCTATGACCCCTATATAATTTGAGTAGGAGAAGTACATTAGGGAACTGGACAGACTGGCATACTGAAGTGTTTAATCAGACCAAATGGACAGTAAAACAGACGCAAGCCCTTGGGACACTAGACATGTTGAAACCTGTTGAGGTTATTGTCCATGTCACTCCAGATGGCTTTGGATGGACTTTATGACAGTTGATTAAGGGACATAAGCCTCCCATTGGATTTTGGTCATAGTTATGGAAGGGCGTAGAGGAACATTACAGCTTGTTTGAAAAACAAGTTTGTGCTACTCATGCTGCTCTTCTTGCCACGGAGCCCATCATCAGAGAAGCGCCAATGGAAGGCTGCACAACTGACAAAGATAAATGGCTAGAGGAAGCCCCAGCAGAAAAAATTACCACTTGGTTACACTatagattaaataatacaaatcAAAAGACTATGTGGGCAGTGGTGACATGCTGGGGGCTGGCCATAAAGATGTCTGATGTTGCTGCATGCCACAACCCTCTTGCCTGCTCTCCGGGCTACCCATAATGACTGGATGCCACCAAGGGGCATATCAAACAAGGTGATGACCCTTTTCAGCAGTGATAGCTAGACTACATTGGCCCTCTTTTGTTATCAGAAGGGACGGAATATGTATTGAGTGTATGGACAGGTACAGGCTTGATGCAAACATTCCCCAGCAAATGAGGCAGTCAAAAGGCAACTATTAAAGGACTGATCCATCTGGGTTCCATGTATGGCACACCACAGGTAATTGAGAGTGACCAAGGAACTCATTTCACAGGCTCAAGACCAGAACATACTATGGATTTTCTGCTGGCCATACAGTCTAACAGGAGCTGGATTCATTGAAAGAATGACTGGCCAGCTGAAGCGAGTCTTAAAGACTGAGAATAACTCTGGACTGCTCATCTGCCTGAGGCACAAAGGACGCTAAGTGAGAAACCCAGACATGAGTGACCTGCAGTCACTTCTATGTTATCTTGCCCATGACCTCCATCATTAAGGTTACAGATAAAGGACACTTCTGCTgaacattttctctatttttattataaaataagtcTATTGGTAATAACCTTATATTATTTATTCCCAATATTTGATGTTACAAACTTTAGGGTCTTTGAGATATGCAGGATCCTTGTATGTAAGTGGCATAAACCCCATTATTTGAGCTCTCTTAATcacttttgtaatttctttttgtttcttcccaTAAAGACCTGTTATATGCCTTCCATAAATGCATCCCGTAAATGGAGAAACAAATTGGGACAGAAGCTGTACATTTTTTTACACGTTTCTCACACAAGATAACATTTCTTAAGAGGTTCCTTATAAGGATTTTCCATTAGAACAGGCAGATCCTCATTGCCAGTGACCTGTTTGTATTGTAAACAATCCCTTCTCCAGAGCACCAAATGAGTTCTGGAATTTGGGAGGCAGACAGCAGCCATTATACAGTGTGTCAACTTCTTCCCTAAACTACAGCAAGAAGCAATCACAGCTGCCATGGTTTCTGGTTATTCCTCTTCCCTGAGCATTTTCTTAGACCTGCCTGGAGCACAAGTAACGTGCTGTTGCTGGCTCCTCAAGACATCACAGCAGAGAAGGATAATTAGTTGGCCATTGATTGTACACCTAAGTCCTCAGTGGTTTGCCTTACTGACCCCTTGGGGGGAGGAAGACTACCTGAATTTACAAATCCATCTTACTGCGTTGGGAACCTGGCCCCCACAAGCACAGGTGATGTTATCCTCTGATGTCATCACCTGAGGAACACTTTTTATCAGTTTATGAAAGTTGTATATTTCAAGCTGACTTATTCTTTCTAAATCCTTGAAGTACAAACAGAATGGTTTGGTACACCTGCCTGGGAAAGCTTACTGTGCAGGCTACCGTACAACCTTGTGTTAGTTGTACAGCAGCCTGTATTCTGCCTCATGAAGCTGATTTTCCATTATTGGTGCTCATTCAACATTTGACAACAAGTAACCTAATCCTGGACTGAGTAATGAATATTGTAGATGATTCCAAAGAGACTAACTGTTGGATCTGCTCAGATCTCCCCATGGCTGCAGCACAAGGACTTTGCTGGGTCATCCCACCCACAAATGAGACCAAATGGATTTTGATATAACAGAACTGAACTAAAACACAATATCTCCCATGCTTTAACCCAAGTGGCTAAACACATCAGTgttatctttatttccttagcATGTTTGCTGATAGGCTTTTACTCTTCGTACAGCTGTCGTAAGATATAGATGCCATGTGTCTCTGGAGCCCTAACCCGAGGGACTCACAGAAGACAAGGGATGGTCTGAGATCGTGAGGGACATAAAGGGGCTTCCGAGACATTGAAGGGGTAAAATGTCGGGCTAAACACTAACCAGTGCCTGGGAGGGCTTGCTGTGAGATAAGGTCTCTAAAGGATgtaataatgaaggaaatggagaggggaaGCTGATCACAGCCTTTATCTATAAACTTTAGGTAAGAATCTAAACAGAGTGAACCTGGTTGTAAAGTAAAGACAAGAACTCAAAACATCTGAGAAAATCCACCTTCATAGTGAGCATGCACCTCTCCTATATATTCCCCTTTTATAGGCATGGGGCAGCCCTCTGTTGTATCCCAGTCCACCACCTCCAAGGAGTGTGTGAATTATAAAATGTCCAAAACCTCTCTGTTGAGTCCTCCCAGTTCTTTCTTCAGGATGAGTATGCTTGGGTCATTTGTAGCTGTGAGGTtgaacaaatacctgagaaaagcaacttaaaggagaaaatatttattttagctcacagtttcagaagttttagtgtatggttgactgactccattgctttgggcctgaagaGAGGCAGAGCAAAAGGGTGTgacagagcagagctgctcaattcatcatgaccaagaagcagagagagaaagaaggggccAGAGACAAAATAGAGTCTCCAAGGACACGTCCCCAaggacctgcttcctccattGGGGTTTTACCTCCTACAGCTTCCACCACCACCCACTAACGCCATCAATGTTTAATccatcaatgggttaatccactaatgaggtcagagccttcatgatccaatcagtttccaaagtcccacctctgaacattgctgcatggGGGACCCAGCCTTCAGCCACTGGGGAACAtttcatatccaagccataacataAGCTAACAGTTTAGCCTGACAGTTTCACTAATGCTGGCAGGAAACACAAGACTCCTGTGTTGGGCAAGGTTGTTAGTAATCTTCTTTAAAATAAGGGGAcaagggatgtgactcagtgtggCACTGTGGGCGCTTattatgtgcaaggccctgggatcaatacccagcacctaaataaataaataaaaactggaatTTCTTCAGTGCCAAGCTCTGGCTGTGACATAAGCCCACTGCACATGCAGCTTCCATCTGGGTTATTCTGCTCTGTGAGGTGGgacctgggctgggcctggggtgcTGAGGGGAATGAATGCAGACATGGAGGCCATGAGGGCTGCTATACCAAGGAACTCCCTGCACACACAGGGAGTTTGTGTCACAGTCAAGGAACCTCAAGCTTAGGAGATCCTAATATTTCAAAGGAGtatcaatgaaaatataatttaaatttaaggaATGGAGCTATGAGTAAGTCTCTCCAAATTTCCCCTACTCCCCAAGgaagtcattatttttataaatctggTCTCTGCCCTAGAGGGAGATGTTATCTCTATCCATTTAAACATCCTTGAAAACATACAAACTGCTGGTATGCAATGTACTGGTGTAAGAGTTGCAAAAAGTCAAGATCTATGGATAGGGGTTAGTTACAGCAGGAATGTGATATATAAATCGAGTGACTTGTCCAAgcccccattctttttttttataattaataacaatGTTGTATGCATGAAATTGCTAAGAGAATAGATtctaagtgttctcaccacataaaaattagcGAGGTGATACGTGTTAATTATTTATTCCAAAAACTATACATAAACCCCAAAACACAATgttgtataccataaatatatacaattttggtCACTCAGGATAagataattgaaaaaatttaccatcttaattttaagtgtacagttcagtagtaCAACTATAGTAGTAGTGCACTACTGTGCAATCAACCTAGAGAAcatttcatcttgtaaaactaaaaCTGTGTCCATTAGataataatttcccatttttctcctgcctctaacccttggtaaccaccattctactttgtttctataaatttgactactctagTTACCTCCTATCAGTGGAATCATATGGTATTTATTTGTggctagtttatttcacttagcatgtccTTGAAGTCCAACCATGTTGACACCTgtatcagaattttcttcctttttaaggtagaataatattccattttctttattcattcatctgccaATGATCACTTGGGTGACTTCTACCTTTTGGCTGTTGTaagtaatgctgctatgaacatgagtGTGCACCCATCCCTTGGAGACCCTACCTTCAATTATCCTAGTtcatatacccagaagtggaattgctatatcacatggtaattctattttttaacctTTCAAGTAACtccctttctgtttttcataGGGCTGTCCTgtcttacattcccaccaacataaATTTTCTAGTACTTCTACAACCTAGTTGaaattcccttccttcccttctaccTTCCATAAGGTACAAATACTTATGGGGGTGAAGTGGTATCACCTTGTTGCTTTGATTTGCACTTCAAGCCCCCATTCTTTACCTAATTTGAGAAAAGTCATTTTGTCAGTAAGTAGAGTCTGAGGAGGTCCCTCAAAAGGACAAAGGGGATGTCAACTCAGCCTTCAACTGGCAGGTTCTTGATTTACAGCatagaaaagaaattttggaTCCTTCAAAAAAGCCATAGGTAAAAATTTAATTAGGAGAGCAAGGAGATCTATTCAGGAAAGCAGACAAGGAATTGGAATATGCACTAAAAGAGAGGATTGTGGAGGCTCCAGAGGGAGTCGCATTTTGGGGTCTCAgtcttctatttttaaaggaaactttgtaAATGGTGAACACCAGCAGCATGTGGGGTGGCTTCAGCCTAAGGAGCTGGATCCCTTCGGTAGAGCACAGAGTGGGCCATGATGGTCTGGTTCTTGTCAGCATGCTCGGGTTGACATTATCTAGTTAATAGATAGCACAATCTTTTTCTAGGCTTCTTCTAATCCATctaaaaatacattctataagcaaaaagaaaaaagaaaaaaagaaaaggggggataTAAATGCTAATCAACTGAACTTACAGTATGCTAAGATTTATTGGACCTTTAGAATTTAGACCTGGAGGAAAACAGCCCTGGGGAGTGAAGGTGAGGGCGTTCATGGAGTTTTTATATTCAAAACTGCAGTCCCTCTTTCCTTCACTGTTTGTGTCCTTTCTGCCTGTCCTCATTTCTTCTATCCTTATTTCcctgatattaatttttttaagtttccaatcaaattaataaaacttgGGGGGAAATGATGTGGTTGTGACCCTGGAAATAGAATACCATTTTCCAGGAAGTAAGAGTGATGATAAGAAGACAAACACAATAACCCATAACCTATGTAATGTGATCAGGAAAAGTATTAGCTGAGGGGCAGCTGGGAGCCTGGGAACAGCAGATGCAAAGTGTCCCCCATTCCGTTCCCTGAGCACCCCCCAACAAAGatgtttttctaataaatttccttcaagttatttttcagaaataatgtCCCTCAAGTCAACCTAAGGAGTCTGTGCCAGTGGACAAGAAGCAAGCTTTACTTCATTATAATACCAAAATCTCCACCCTGGGAATAGCTAATGCCTCATGCTCATAACACAGCAAGTACAGAGGAGTATTTGTCAAAGTGTACCTGCACGGCATGGTCCCTGCCCATGTGTGTGATGACTCTTTCCCCTCCCAGACATGCCTGTCCTGCCCAAAGAAACTGCAGCTTGCCTGAGCTTTAGGGAGTCATGGTTTTATAAGCAATTCCTTGTTATATCCTTCTTTGTTGCAAATGAACTTCACTCTATGAGACAACTGCTCTTAGTGTTTTATTCTGACTTGATTTCCACTAAGAGGCAAACCCATTGACCCCTTGTCAAAATTTATGCCATTTACAAAAGGAGCAGGAACTCACATTTAGGGGCTTACTTTGTGCCAGACCTGTGCTTTGAAACGAACTTTTTGCATTTAAATGGAAAGCATCTGCAGTGCAGAGGGTACATCGTCCAGGGTCCTGAGGGACAGGAAACAGAAACAAGCCGTCTGCCAGATTATGTTCCTTGTGAAATTGTATCCTTCAGTTATGcgtgtgctttttctttttaatcttctgGAAGGTATATATCCAAGGGACGGTCTTTCCTTCAGAATACTCTGGGAAACTAAGGTTCTTACCCCAATGATCATACCCAAAATATCTGTAGAGTTTCTCTTTAGAACCTGTATGCAGAAATAAATTTATCATAAACTTGCTAAATGTCTGCCAAAATATTAGAGAAGTGATTCTGGCCAAGTGACCAAATAATCCCTCTAATTTAACAGTTATATACTTGCAAGTATATCCCAGCTGAGGAAATATAACTTCAAGATAAGCCTCAGCGTAGCAGCCTCCTCATTTCAATTAGAACTACATGATACAAGAAGTACAATGATTACAAAATAGAATAAGTAAGAAGAAATTCAAAActgatattttataatgaaatagcAGATATCAAGACAAAGAGATTCTAACAgtagtgagagagaaaaaaatcaccaacCAAGGGACAATAGGAATTAGCTGACAGTACTTTCCTAAATGCAACAAAGAAGtcaaaagaaagtgaaatgtcttcaaaatgctgagaaaaaaagaattctcaaCGTAGAAGTGTTCTAGGAAAATTACCTGCTAtgaatgcaaataaaatgaagatacgTTCAGACAAGCAAAAACAAGAGCATTTACTCAGGTTAATGACTAATAATTTAGACCAAGAGACTGAATTAATACCTACTGGACATgtttcaggaagaaggaaaaagatgcAGAAGTAAAGTTGGAATGTACAAAGGAGCGGTGAGCCCAGAAAATGATAATTATGTAGGTAAATCTAAGTGAACTttgtctgtaaaaaaaaaaataagcatgatGATGTCTAATTTGTAGATTTATTAAAAAAGGAACATACAAAATATTGGGCAATGCTATGTAAGGATAGAGAGTATTTTTCAGGAAGGGGGTTAAAATattcaattcatattttttaactcattattaagagaatattttaaggATAATCACAAAAATAGTAGATATAGAGGGTGTGATATTCacaccagaaaaataagaaaatggactgagaaaataaaaaggaaacatcaaTAAGTTCTTAAAAACAGGtggtaaaataataatgttttaaaatagagaaagaggacaaatagaaaataaaaagtaaaatatca
This genomic stretch from Sciurus carolinensis chromosome 12, mSciCar1.2, whole genome shotgun sequence harbors:
- the LOC124961120 gene encoding 28S ribosomal protein S18c, mitochondrial-like isoform X1, with the protein product MAAVIASCCSLGKKLTHCIMAAVCLPNSRTHLVLWRRDCLQYKQVTGNEDLPLLSQFVSPFTGCIYGRHITGLYGKKQKEITKVIKRAQIMGFMPLTYKDPAYLKDPKVCNIKYWE
- the LOC124961120 gene encoding 28S ribosomal protein S18c, mitochondrial-like isoform X2, translating into MAAVIASCCSLGKKLTHCIMAAVCLPNSRTHLVLWRRDCLQYKQVTGNEDLPVFMGRNKKKLQK